The Zalophus californianus isolate mZalCal1 chromosome 8, mZalCal1.pri.v2, whole genome shotgun sequence genome has a segment encoding these proteins:
- the BIRC7 gene encoding baculoviral IAP repeat-containing protein 7, protein MGPEGRARCWCCGPELSRWAADNSPTQGRCGPLSLCSHTVGQGTCCAVSWGGQDHMDGQILGQLRPLAEQEEEEEVGARAAPSARPAFPGMGSEELRLASFYDWPLTTVVRPELLAAAGFFHTGQQDKVRCFFCYGGLQSWEQGDDPWTEHAKWFPRCEFLLQTKGRDFVCSVQEACCHLPGSWDRPEEPEDGAPAPLSAPVHTGPELPMPRREVQSEGAREPGAQDTEEQLLCLWEERTCKVCLDRAVGTVFVPCGHLVCAECAPALQLCPICRAPIRSRVRTFLP, encoded by the exons ATGGGGCCTGAGGGCAGGGCCAGGTGCTGGTGCTGTGGCCCAGAGCTAAGCCGCTGGGCGGCTGACAACAGTCCCACACAGGGGCGCTGTGGGCCCCTCTCTCTGTGTAGCCACACTGTGGGCCAGGGCACCTGCTGCGCCGTGTCCTGGGGAGGCCAGGACCACATGGACGGGCAGATCCTGGGCCAGCTGCGCCCCCTtgcagagcaggaggaggaggaggaggtgggggccagGGCTGCCCCATCCGCAAGGCCGGCCTTCCCTGGGATGGGCTCTGAGGAGCTGCGGCTGGCCTCCTTCTACGACTGGCCACTGACCACCGTGGTGCGGCCTGAGCTGCTGGCTGCCGCAGGCTTCTTCCACACCG GCCAGCAAGACAAAGTGAGGTGCTTCTTCTGCTATGGGGGTCTGCAGAGCTGGGAGCAGGGGGACGACCCCTGGACAGAGCATGCCAAGTGGTTCCCCAG GTGCGAATTCCTGCTCCAGACAAAGGGACGGGACTTTGTCTGCAGTGTCCAGGAGGCTTGTTGCCACCTGCCCGGCTCCTGG GACCGCCCGGAAGAACCAGAAGACGgggcccctgcccccctctcag CTCCTGTTCACACAGGTCCTGAGCTGCCCATGCCCAGAAGAGAGGTCCAGTCAGAAGGTGCCAGGGAGCCAG gagcccaggataCAGAAGAGCAGCTgctgtgtctgtgggaggagcgGACCTGCAAGGTGTGCCTGGACCGCGCCGTGGGCACTGTCTTCGTGCCCTGCGGCCACCTGGTCTGTGCCGAGTGCGCACCAGCCCTGCAGCTGTGCCCCATCTGCAGGGCTCCCATCCGCAGCCGTGTGCGCACCTTCCTGCCCTAG